The Barnesiella intestinihominis YIT 11860 genome includes a window with the following:
- the sufB gene encoding Fe-S cluster assembly protein SufB, translating into MKQDNSNEILNDVTTNDYKYGFVTDIETDIIPTGLNEDIIRHISEKKKEPEWLLEFRLKAYAYWKTLEMPHWAHLNIPDIDYQAISYYAAPKTKEAPKSLDEVDPELRKTFDKLGISLEEQMKLSGIAVDAVMDSVSVRTTFREKLAELGVIFCSFSEAVKDYPDLVKRYLGSVVSYRDNFFAALNSAVFSDGSFVYIPKGVRCPMELSTYFRINAANTGQFERTLIVADDDSYVSYLEGCTAPMRDENQLHAAIVEIVVHDRAEVKYSTVQNWYPGDKDGKGGIYNFVTKRGMCKGDHSKLSWTQVETGSAITWKYPSCVLAGDHSVGEFYSVAVTNNYQQADTGTKMIHIGKNTRSTIVSKGISAGRSQNSYRGLVKVLPSAENARNFTQCDSLLLSSDCGAHTFPYMEILNDSAVVEHEATTSKINEDQIFYCNQRGIPTEDAVGLIVNGYAKEVMNKLPMEFAVEAQKLLQISLEGSVG; encoded by the coding sequence ATGAAACAGGATAATTCAAATGAAATATTAAACGACGTTACTACTAACGATTATAAATACGGATTTGTAACCGATATAGAGACAGATATTATTCCTACCGGATTGAACGAGGATATTATCCGCCATATTTCGGAGAAGAAAAAGGAGCCGGAATGGTTACTTGAATTCCGTCTGAAAGCATACGCTTACTGGAAGACGCTCGAAATGCCGCATTGGGCTCATTTGAATATTCCCGATATAGACTATCAGGCTATCAGTTATTATGCCGCTCCCAAGACCAAAGAGGCTCCGAAAAGCCTCGATGAAGTGGATCCTGAGCTACGCAAGACATTCGACAAGCTGGGAATTTCGCTCGAAGAACAGATGAAACTGTCGGGTATAGCGGTCGATGCGGTGATGGATAGTGTGTCGGTACGGACAACTTTTCGGGAAAAACTGGCCGAATTGGGTGTCATTTTCTGCTCGTTCAGCGAGGCGGTGAAAGATTATCCCGATTTGGTGAAACGTTATTTAGGCTCGGTTGTTTCGTATCGGGACAATTTTTTTGCAGCGCTTAACTCGGCCGTATTCAGTGACGGCTCGTTCGTTTATATCCCCAAAGGAGTCCGGTGTCCTATGGAATTATCTACCTATTTCCGTATCAACGCCGCTAATACGGGACAGTTCGAACGAACATTGATTGTTGCCGATGACGACAGCTATGTGAGCTATCTCGAAGGTTGTACGGCTCCTATGCGTGATGAGAATCAATTGCACGCAGCTATCGTGGAAATTGTAGTGCATGATCGTGCCGAAGTGAAATATTCGACCGTGCAGAATTGGTATCCGGGCGACAAGGACGGGAAAGGCGGTATCTATAATTTCGTGACGAAGCGAGGCATGTGCAAAGGCGATCACTCTAAGCTCTCTTGGACGCAGGTGGAGACGGGGTCGGCCATTACTTGGAAATATCCCAGTTGTGTGCTGGCGGGCGATCATTCGGTCGGGGAGTTTTATTCGGTGGCTGTTACCAATAATTATCAACAAGCCGACACGGGAACGAAGATGATACATATTGGGAAAAACACCCGCAGTACGATCGTGTCGAAGGGTATTTCGGCGGGTCGTAGCCAGAATAGCTATCGAGGACTCGTGAAAGTGTTGCCGAGTGCCGAGAATGCAAGGAACTTTACCCAGTGTGACAGTCTGTTGTTGAGTTCCGATTGCGGGGCGCATACTTTCCCGTATATGGAGATTCTGAATGATTCGGCCGTGGTAGAGCATGAAGCGACTACTTCGAAAATCAATGAAGACCAAATATTCTATTGTAACCAGCGTGGAATCCCTACCGAGGATGCCGTGGGTCTTATCGTGAACGGATATGCCAAAGAGGTGATGAATAAACTGCCTATGGAGTTTGCCGTTGAAGCGCAAAAGCTATTGCAGATCTCGTTGGAAGGTTCGGTAGGTTAA
- a CDS encoding CvpA family protein, which yields MNYVDFTILLIAVIGFLYGLIKGVIRQVGSLGGFIAGIVVARFFGSSFSALLREMFDLPEGVSRVIAYSLLFLIVYIICVQLMRLIHHITHHVALGWLDRLAGALFGAVKYLVILSIVLNLVHIIDPKGKLIPEKETASSQFYGYTLRVAPLLFSRAQEQFVSETKPTRGLFIPYSICNEPYLCCENCKAD from the coding sequence ATGAATTATGTTGATTTTACTATCCTATTGATCGCCGTTATAGGTTTTCTGTACGGACTCATCAAAGGGGTTATCCGTCAGGTAGGTTCGTTGGGCGGGTTTATCGCAGGTATAGTCGTCGCCCGATTTTTCGGAAGTTCGTTCTCTGCGTTGTTGAGGGAGATGTTCGATTTGCCCGAGGGTGTAAGCCGGGTTATCGCATATTCGTTATTGTTCCTTATCGTGTACATTATATGCGTTCAACTGATGAGGCTGATACATCACATTACGCATCATGTGGCATTGGGGTGGCTCGATAGATTGGCCGGGGCTTTGTTCGGCGCCGTCAAATATTTGGTCATATTGAGTATAGTGCTTAATCTCGTCCATATTATCGATCCTAAGGGTAAACTGATTCCGGAAAAAGAGACGGCTTCGTCACAGTTCTATGGATATACATTGCGTGTAGCTCCGTTGCTCTTTTCGAGGGCACAAGAGCAGTTCGTTTCGGAAACCAAACCGACGAGGGGATTGTTTATACCTTATTCGATATGCAACGAGCCGTATCTCTGTTGTGAAAATTGTAAAGCAGATTAA
- the infB gene encoding translation initiation factor IF-2, whose translation MSIRLNKVARDLNVGIQTAVEFLQKKGFTVEANPNTKITDEQYALLVKEFSKDKNLKLESESISLERHKEKSKATSATESEEGNSSSAIKEEPKELKTIIPETQRPKVVGQIDLDALNRPKSSEHKKENPVEKKEPVKSEENKVEVKTKEEKPEPAVSAREEVKPTEEENKLVAEPKQEVVSQSKPEPQIVEPKVKEAVVEQEVKEKKEVEESHEDEVFTINRPAFTSNINVVGKIDLDALNQQTRPKKKTKEEKRKERESKEKQRQESHKAAGGDDTNQQGGERRKRQRISKEKVDISKSISSMGGQPSRGGNGKNNGGNRPNKQKQRPIKAEVSEEDVQKQIKETLARLTNNTKGQKKSAKWRKEKREAFSNRERELAEMEEAESKVLKLTEFVTANDLASMMNVQVNEVIATCMSIGMMVSINQRLDAETINIVAEEFGFKTEYVSAEVVEAIHEEEDREEDLTSRPPVVTVMGHVDHGKTSLLDYIRNSNVIAGEAGGITQHIGAYNVKLEDGRRITFLDTPGHEAFTAMRARGAQMTDIAIIIVAADDNVMPQTVEAINHASAAGVPIVFAINKIDKPNANPDKIKEELANMNYLVEDWGGKYQSQEISAKKGTGVHELMEKVLLEAELLDLKANPNRRATGSIIESTLDKGRGYVATVLVQNGTLHKGDVVLAGTNHGKVKAMFNERNARIEVAGPSAPVQILGLNGAPQAGDVFHVMDTEQEAREIANKREQLQRELGLRTHKLLTLDDIGRRIAVGNFQELNLVVKGDVDGSVEALSDSLIKLSTPEIQINVLHKAVGQISESDITLAAASNAIIIGFQVRPSVAARRLAEKEGVDIRLYSIIYDAIEEVKSAMEGMLSPEIKEEILGTAEVLETYHITKVGTVAGCIVKEGKLKRSSKIRLIRDGIVIYSGDLGSLKRFKDDVKEVTTGFECGLNITNYNDVKIGDLVEAYEEVEVKKTL comes from the coding sequence ATAAAGGAAGAACCGAAGGAGCTGAAAACAATTATCCCCGAGACACAACGCCCGAAAGTGGTCGGTCAAATAGATCTCGACGCTTTGAATCGTCCGAAGTCGTCCGAACATAAAAAGGAAAATCCGGTAGAGAAGAAAGAGCCGGTTAAATCGGAGGAGAACAAGGTCGAAGTGAAAACGAAAGAGGAAAAACCAGAGCCGGCGGTGTCGGCCCGTGAAGAAGTGAAGCCTACCGAAGAAGAGAACAAGCTGGTCGCCGAACCTAAACAAGAGGTTGTCTCTCAATCGAAACCAGAACCTCAAATAGTTGAACCGAAAGTAAAAGAGGCGGTTGTCGAGCAAGAGGTTAAAGAAAAAAAGGAAGTTGAGGAATCCCATGAAGACGAGGTGTTTACCATTAATCGTCCGGCGTTTACCTCGAATATCAATGTCGTCGGTAAAATAGATCTCGATGCGTTGAATCAACAAACTCGTCCGAAGAAAAAGACGAAGGAGGAAAAACGTAAAGAGCGGGAGAGTAAAGAGAAGCAGAGACAAGAATCACACAAGGCTGCCGGCGGTGACGATACTAATCAGCAAGGTGGTGAACGTAGGAAGCGTCAACGAATCAGTAAAGAAAAGGTAGATATATCGAAAAGCATTTCATCGATGGGTGGACAACCCTCCCGTGGAGGAAATGGTAAAAATAACGGAGGAAATAGACCGAATAAACAAAAACAACGTCCTATAAAGGCCGAGGTGAGCGAAGAAGATGTACAAAAGCAGATAAAAGAAACATTGGCTCGCCTCACCAATAATACAAAAGGACAGAAGAAATCGGCTAAATGGCGTAAAGAAAAACGAGAGGCTTTCTCGAATCGCGAACGTGAGCTCGCCGAAATGGAGGAAGCTGAAAGTAAAGTGTTGAAGCTGACTGAGTTTGTTACGGCAAACGATTTGGCTTCGATGATGAATGTTCAGGTGAACGAGGTTATCGCTACCTGTATGAGTATCGGCATGATGGTGTCGATCAATCAGCGTCTCGATGCCGAGACGATCAATATCGTTGCGGAAGAATTCGGTTTTAAGACCGAATATGTAAGTGCCGAGGTGGTCGAGGCTATTCATGAAGAAGAGGATAGGGAAGAAGATTTGACATCTCGTCCTCCTGTCGTGACCGTGATGGGACACGTGGATCATGGTAAAACTTCATTACTCGACTATATTCGCAATTCGAATGTGATTGCCGGGGAAGCCGGAGGTATCACTCAGCATATCGGTGCATATAATGTGAAATTGGAAGATGGACGTCGTATCACTTTCCTCGATACTCCGGGTCACGAGGCATTTACGGCTATGCGTGCCCGCGGAGCTCAGATGACCGATATCGCCATTATTATCGTCGCTGCCGACGACAATGTAATGCCCCAAACTGTCGAGGCCATCAATCATGCTTCGGCAGCCGGTGTTCCCATTGTGTTCGCTATCAATAAGATTGACAAGCCGAATGCCAATCCTGACAAGATTAAAGAGGAGTTGGCTAATATGAACTACCTCGTAGAAGATTGGGGCGGTAAATATCAGTCGCAGGAGATTTCGGCTAAAAAAGGAACCGGAGTACATGAATTGATGGAAAAGGTTTTGTTGGAGGCCGAATTGCTCGACTTAAAAGCGAATCCCAACCGGAGGGCTACCGGTTCGATTATCGAGTCCACTTTGGATAAAGGGCGTGGATATGTTGCTACCGTATTGGTACAAAACGGGACTTTGCATAAAGGCGATGTCGTGTTGGCGGGAACCAATCACGGAAAGGTAAAAGCTATGTTCAACGAAAGAAATGCCCGTATCGAAGTTGCCGGTCCGTCGGCTCCCGTTCAGATTCTCGGTTTGAACGGTGCTCCTCAGGCAGGTGATGTGTTCCATGTGATGGATACGGAGCAAGAGGCACGCGAGATTGCCAATAAACGCGAACAATTGCAACGTGAATTGGGCTTGCGTACTCACAAGTTATTGACCCTCGACGATATAGGTCGTCGTATAGCTGTCGGCAATTTCCAAGAGTTGAATTTGGTTGTGAAGGGCGATGTGGACGGATCGGTGGAGGCTTTGAGCGATTCGCTTATCAAACTATCCACCCCCGAAATACAAATCAATGTATTGCATAAGGCCGTAGGACAAATATCCGAATCGGATATTACGTTGGCCGCCGCATCCAATGCTATTATCATCGGATTCCAAGTGAGACCCTCCGTGGCTGCTCGCCGATTGGCCGAGAAAGAAGGAGTCGATATACGTCTCTATTCGATCATCTACGATGCTATCGAGGAGGTTAAATCGGCTATGGAAGGTATGTTGTCTCCCGAAATCAAAGAGGAGATATTGGGTACGGCCGAGGTTTTGGAAACTTATCATATTACGAAAGTCGGTACGGTTGCCGGCTGTATCGTGAAGGAAGGTAAGCTGAAACGGTCGAGCAAGATACGTTTGATACGAGACGGTATCGTGATTTATAGCGGAGATTTAGGTTCTCTGAAACGCTTCAAAGACGATGTTAAAGAGGTGACTACGGGATTTGAATGCGGATTGAACATCACGAACTACAACGATGTTAAGATAGGCGATCTCGTAGAGGCTTATGAAGAGGTAGAAGTGAAAAAGACGCTTTAA